The sequence aaaaccataacaaaataccaacaaggacaccatatggtgtcgttgggggttgtatggtgtgctaaggggtcatattgtgtcctaaggggtcacaagacatcgtatgaccccttagacaccatatgatccattaggttttgttaggggtcatactatgtcctaagaggtcatatggtgtcccgcgaccctttaggacaccgtatgaccccttaggacaccatatggtgtcctaaggggtcatatggtgttctataaccccttaggacaccatatgaccccttaggacactatatgacgttgttagggctcatattgtgtcataaggggtcatatggtgtcctatgaccccttaggacactatatgaaagtGAGAGTGGAGCATttgtcaagtaaggagcagttggaaaatatattcaccaaaccatttcctaaggctacctttgaatgtCTTAGAGGTAAGTTATGGGTTACAGCCCTACCTAAGGTGAACTAAGAAGGTGTGGaggcatcaatctagtggactcattgaatatctttcaccgtggattgatgagaagtgggctactccttagggggagcagctaaAATGAGGAACATAGAGATGATGGAGATAGTAGCACCAGAGATGAAGACAAAAGATGCTTTTgtacctttggcattgctgtcaaagtgggagaagaaaTATAATAGCcatggggagaagaacaatgatagggagaagtaatgcaaaggaggagaagcaCAAGTGAAGAATAGATTAGTAcaacatggcatgatgagttcctAGTATTGTGTTGCATtcttttagtgtttccatcaatgccaaagggagagaatgtttgaatgttggtataaatgaagaTGTTGATGTACCTgtaaaggatgatgttgatatgagGAGAATtcatggactattggtgatgatatattgatggactgttagtgatgatataattatgatatgatgctttatgatcagttatttgtgttgtcattgatggcaaccatatttatttatgtttggtatgtcatctaagttatctaagtctaTCAGTTTACCCTAACTGGTAATGGATTGAAttggacaacaaaactgctaagtagtAGTCAACCGGTAAGTAGgaatagagaaggagatggttgtggttTAGAATATATGCTTATGAAATTATGATGAGTCTATGACTGGAGCCACATCATTTTTAGAGAActgaaagtcatgtttgtaattgactgttgtatattcagtgtagggtttgagaacaggtaacaagatctttgaccagtgatgttttatggtttggcggcgattcttttcatgttcttaaCTTAGTGGTGATGTGTCAGAATccatgtgaagtgataaaatgttgTTTGAGTGCATACAAGGAGAAAATTTATTGGGAAGCAGTGAAGTGCTTAGtaaaatgtgataagggtttgacagcttatcaaattgatgtgcggtgatacgttatgatcattcaatagttgtaattgtcttgaaatttgttgtaatgatctaatataatatatgatgtaaattcattgtaagttagggttatgtagccgacctagttgtaaattttatttaggtctagtttgagaaagtttattgtgtcggtggtcaaAGAAGAGTAGTGtgccgaaccagattgagatgtctgcatgagtgTAATAGATTGAAGatgaaatggatctgtactagcaagaaaAGAGTGCATTAATTGGATCATTTACctattgtttcctaacaattgCAGTAGTAAtagaatcccttaaccaggtaggtcctaacaggcctgatcttttaaatcccttcactgggtggctcattaatttgggtttaaatcctttagcaaggttactcttaatatgGTAGACCTCCTAACAAggttgaggttaaaatcccttcatcgggtgactcctaacaaggtctgctcttaactaggaattattgtaaagctcctaatcagGCTAGGCCTCTAAcatggcacattccaaaagagtgcaaatcttgtgggtactgattcccactgtggtttttccgatttgggtttccacgtgaaaaatcttagtgttcatatggtggttgatttgtttatgtgtggatttgatatcatttcaatacttacatgttgatgaacacatgaatgagcagtttgataaatctgatttaAAGTGATTGTTTAAGTAGTTactggtactggttatgaactatttttgtgAAGTATTTGCAGAATGGTGAAAGATTGCaatttattgttattactgattcaccccccccttagtgataactagatcctcacaataacataTTTGTCCTATTAAGATTTTAATTATAGTAGAATACgtattttttgaattagaaatCTATCTTTTATAGTTATTTGACTTATTAAgattttaattattgtaaaatacatattttttgaattagaaatttatcttttatttatatcttcttttgataagaatacattttaatttaatattcttttattaagacattctattttattttttatttaattatcatcatcttcttgtaTTAAGGTTTAATTTACAtttagttaaaatttaattttaattatttttgtcttgtgaagttacaaataataattttaaaaaataatagaattgatttaatttatacctttgtcttattaaattttaattattgtagaataattatctttaaatttttatttttatatctctCTCTAATTCATAAACACACACTCCTTGTTCCTccgcccccctcccccccctcccctctctctctctctccctcattccctctgtATCccactatctatctctttatcactacctctctctctctctcactcctcttccaatatatgtctatctcttcctctatctccccatatttctctctctctcccttcatatctatttgtttctctatagttctctctctatatctatctatcaATCTTTGTATGTCTGTCCACTTCTCCCTCTATCTatgtctccttatatctctatctctctatcactctatctcaccatataTATATCTCTTTGTCTCTCCATATTCCTTTATAGACCTCTTCTATCTttgtatctttatatatattttatttttcacttttcatctctttatctctctatctattttatcatcttcctctctcactctatcttccttTCCACCTCTATCTTTATCTTCCCCCTCTATCTATATAAATGTCTCACTCTAtatattcatctctctctctctctctctctctctctctctccctacccctcctTTTAAACCTCTATATTCATatctattttcctctttatatccaTCTTTCCAGATTTTTTGTTTTCATCTATCCATGTATCTCTATTTGTTTATCTCTCTATactacaatctctctctctctatacttATTTTTTGAGCTTCAACATCTATCTAatcctatctcttctctctctttttccttccatatctctctccttttctccatctttctcctGTCTTTCTCCAAATTCATATTCATTTCATCTTCATTTCTATCTATATTTCTATATTTATAtctttacctctctctctttctctcttggttttcacccctctacctctctctccctttagGTCATATCAAGctaaagggagagagaggtagaggggtgaaaaccaagagagaaagagagagagcaaCCTTGAACTACCAGAATAGAATCAAGGTCAATGCATAGAGgaacaaggtttggagaccatcaCTGAATGTTAGATATACTAGATATTGTTTTACATTATTGAGATTCTAttattgttgggtatatgaagcccaacagtcacatggctgtttgtcttccccagaagactcttcatttcatatttgatatgtttatataaatggctgcGTGCAGCCCATAAATGATGTACTATAGAATTGATAGTGGTTAATACGACAATTCCCTGTGTTTCTGGTGGACATGGCCACTTAATGGTGAACCACATTAATCTTGTGTCTCGTGTCTTTTCTTATTGTCTGATTTTCTTTTTTGCTATTTTGTGTTTATCTTATGTTCTTCTCTGCTTATTTTAAACTAACAATTATCATATTGTTAGTTTGTAACAATTAGATTACTCTTGCACTACTCATGGAAATCTGCGACCTTGAATCTAAACAGCATATTTTAAACTTTGAACTATTAAAATGCAAGTGTTCTTTTAAATATTATAAATGTTTTTAAGTTCTTGACCAAaattaatattgataatgtttaagaATTTTTACAATTAACACAAGGTTGACAATTTCTATTTACTTAATTTGATCATTGCAGCTACGAAGCTCGCTTAGTGAAGATGGTAGCGAATGATCTGATCAAGACATTCGACAGAGTGCAGCTTGAAGTTGCCAAGCATCCAGTGGGAATGGACAGCGTCAAGAATGCTCTCATTCAGAAATTAAACCTCAACTCAGTGAAAGAGGTGATTAAAGTTGGAATATGGGCTACCGGTGGTATTGGTAAGACCACTTTTGCCAAGGCCGTGTACAATCAGATTTATACTGATTTTGAAGCTGCTTCATTTTTATTTAATGTGGGCACTGCTGCTAAAGAGTCCAGGGGCCTTACAAATTTGCAGAAAAAAATTCTCAAAGATTTATCCAAATATGGTGGAGAAGTGGACAGTATTGATGAAGGCATATCTCTGTTTAGATATCATTTGAGAGGAAAATCTGTGCTGCTCATTTTGGATGATGTGGATGCTGTTGTACAATTGAATGCTTTGCTTGGGGATTGGCTGGGCTGCGACAGCAGAGTTATTATAACTTCTAGAGACAAACACATTCTCAATGTTGCCCAGATCTCATATGAATGCATACACAAGGTGAGTGGATTAGAGATAAATGAAAGCATCCAGTTATTTAATCGGCATGCATCTCCAAGTCCTGAGTACGAAGAACTCTCCAAAAGAATAGTGGAAGCTTGTAAGGGACATCCTCTTTCATTGGAAGTGGTTGGATCCTTCTTGTCTGATAAACATAATGATAAGAATTGCTGGACAGAAGCCCTTCACAACATTCCCCTCAACCCAGAAATTCATGAAAGACTCTACAGGAGTTATAGTGCTCTcagtgatgaagaaaaagaaatataTCTAGACATCGCTTGCTTCTTCATTGGAGAAGAAAAAACATTGCCGATTGTTTTCTGGAAATCGTTGTACCAGATGGTAGACACTGCTGTATCTAATCTTTCAATGAAGTTACTAATAAATATTGACGACAAAGGCTTATTTGATATGCATGACCATGTCGGAGATATGGGGCGAAGTATTGCAGAAAAAGAGAAAAAGGGTGCCCGAATATGGGAGGATGCCTGTTTAAGTAGTATATCCAACAGCACCAATTTCTCTCGCCTTCGACTCAATGGGGGTAATCTGCAAAGACTTGAAATGCTGTACAGACCCTCTCTTTCGTATCTTCACTTGGAGAATGTGCACGTTGAAGGCATGACAATGGACACACTAGCCACGCTTCCTCCCAGTTTGAGATGGTTAAGGTTGGAAAAATGTCACTTCGCATTTGGAATAAATAGTCGTTACTCCGGACTTGTGAATAACATATGGTTAAGCTTGCAAAAGTGCCAATTTGCTTTTGGGATGGATAGTGCAAGAAGGAAGCCACGGTACTCTAGATTTGTGGATAACATGAAGCTGAAGGCTATGCAAATACACGCCTGCGAAGGCATTGACAGCGTTTCAATCTCCTCCTTATTTTCACTTGCTAATATACAACTCCAGCACTTGGAGTTGGATTTGGAAAGTTATTCGGGTCTAAACAACCTGCCTGATACCATTGGTATCCTGTCACAGTTGCAGCACTTGGACTTGAGAGGGTATGTGAGGTTAAATAACCTTCCTGATGTCATTGGCAATATATCACAATTGAAGTACTTGGACTTGGGACTGTGTGGCCAAATAAAAAACCTTATTGATACCATTGGCAACCTGTCAGCACTTGAACTTGGAATGGTGTGATGGACTAAATAACCTACCTGATACCATTGGCAATTTGGCATAGTTGCAATACTTAAAGTTGGAAAGGTGTGAAAACTTAAGTAACCTCCCTGACAGCATTGGCAAACTATCCCAGCTGCAGcacttgaacttgaacttggaaGGGTGTATGCACTTGAACTTGGAAGGGTGTATGAGCTTAAATAATCTCCCAAATACCATTGGCAATCTGGCACAGCTGCAACACTTGAACTTAAAAGGATGTAAAAGTTTATTTAACCTTCCTCATACCATTGGCAACCTGTCACAGCTGCAGTACTTGAATTTAAAAGGGTGTTTGTATCTAAATAAACTTCCTAATaatattgaaaattgaaaatttgtaatttgTCACAGTTACAGTATTTGAACATA is a genomic window of Cryptomeria japonica chromosome 7, Sugi_1.0, whole genome shotgun sequence containing:
- the LOC131053181 gene encoding disease resistance protein RUN1-like, producing the protein MVANDLIKTFDRVQLEVAKHPVGMDSVKNALIQKLNLNSVKEVIKVGIWATGGIGKTTFAKAVYNQIYTDFEAASFLFNVGTAAKESRGLTNLQKKILKDLSKYGGEVDSIDEGISLFRYHLRGKSVLLILDDVDAVVQLNALLGDWLGCDSRVIITSRDKHILNVAQISYECIHKVSGLEINESIQLFNRHASPSPEYEELSKRIVEACKGHPLSLEVVGSFLSDKHNDKNCWTEALHNIPLNPEIHERLYRSYSALSDEEKEIYLDIACFFIGEEKTLPIVFWKSLYQMVDTAVSNLSMKLLINIDDKGLFDMHDHVGDMGRSIAEKEKKGARIWEDACLSSISNSTNFSRLRLNGGNLQRLEMLYRPSLSYLHLENVHVEGMTMDTLATLPPSLRWLRLEKCHFAFGINSRYSGLVNNIWLSLQKCQFAFGMDSARRKPRYSRFVDNMKLKAMQIHACEGIDSVSISSLFSLANIQLQHLELDLESYSGLNNLPDTIGILSQLQHLDLRGYVRLNNLPDVIGNISQLKYLDLGLCGQIKNLIDTIGNLSALELGMHWQTIPAAALELELGRVYALELGRLQYLNIKRCESLNKLPNSITNLSQLQYFNLKGCVRLDNLHNIGNLSQLTQLQDIGFDFLSCKGLVGGYGGIPGFNARERADIEEGGENQNLGFTVSVTLNTADN